TAACCCGTCAGGATGTCAGATACTGTAGCTGCTTCCGCATACACGGTCAGGACTCCGGTTACACTAATTTGGTAaaactacctaggtaggtaatgttataaaaaagttttagttTTGTTTCATTGTCTAGGCAAAGTAAGCTTTTGTCCATCCTGTCGTCAAATCGATCGCCGATTGGTTCATCTAAATACTTTATGTTACGCTTTTTTCCGGGGTGAaaggaaatcctcatggatgccaataattttattgacatGCCCAATTTCGCTGAGGCTCTCTCGGCGACTGACAGACTAAACCTTCCTTCTCTGGTTATTTTTCCTGGTACCTGCGGTAATTTGTGTTAAGTTAAAAGCAATAAAAGataaaactttattattgtttatataatatatactaaaAACTATAACACTCTGGTATAATGCATCCTATCTGTTAGTGAAAGAATTTGCAAAATCAAAGCATCCAAACTAGCACCTACATTCAAACTTTAGctctagtataatattagtgtattttaaactacttattttaaacatttttagtgTTTCATTTTATTAGCTAGCCCAAAGTAAGCTTTTTTTCATCGTATTGAGTAAGGTCATGTCGATTGGTTCATGTAAATACTTTATGTTACGCTAAAAGCAGTAAAAGCTTAACTTTATTATGCAAATGAAATATTATGGCACCCCGCGTATAGCACTTATCTCTATCTCATATGCGCAATATAATCCAATACAGCCCCTACTAACGTCGCATTTCGTCATATTACGCATTACGCATAATTTACGATCTCGATTTATCTCACCCTGTGATCTCACCTGACGGTTTACTCTATGTCTATGTATAATATAGATAAAAGGACCCTTATCTGGAATTTTCCTGATATCTTTTCTGTTCGGGTGGGTGCGGTAAGGTTTCGCGAGCTAAAAAACTTAGGCTGTATGAACTGTTTAAGACTTTTATATATCATTTTCCAGGAAAATGTCCCCCGACAGTggtaaatattgtaaaaaagaTATTGGCATATTTATGAGCCTCAATCAGCTCCTGAATCTGTCTGCTTCTAGAACTTCGAATATTCACAGATGCTAACAGAGCCTTACCTTAACTGCTGTTGGTGCCAGAATAAATCTAAGCCAATTAAGGCATTATAAATTCTCAAATTGACCCTGCCGGGATTCACGCCGAGGACATCCCATCTATAAGACCAGAGACGACTTCAAATTACAAAACTATAACATCATATCTCTTGTTTCAGATCCAATGGGCTGATGCGTGCCTACTTGTATATTCAGTGACGGATAGAAGTAGCTTCGAGTACGCCCAAGAAATCTTAAATACGCTGAAAAGGACACCCTCAAATGGTAGCCCGGCTCACGGACCCACTGCAGCATCCACTGGCATGCCCCTTGCGTTGTTAGGAAACAAAACAGACTTAGATCATCTGAGACAGGTTAGTTGTGAACTTTTTAACTACGAGATGACTATGAGTAACATACCATCCTTACTCTGAGCTCATCTATGAGTATGTTTAATTTAACTACAAGATGCCTATGAGTTTAGTATGTATATAACGgttgcgtatttttttattttggggCAAAACACTTCACACTACTTGTATCTGCGTACCAGTCTCGGTTTGAAGCATTTGGGCAACTTCAGGCCGAGCAGCCTCTGAAGCTTTACAAATGGATACGTTTACCCGCCCGTCTCTACTAAAAACTCACTTTTCAGGCTGAGGATTTTTTTAGTGAGACAGAAAACTGTACACAATTTATGACTCGTCGAAATTTTTCTCATAGCGCGGCATGCCTAGTTGAGGAAGGTCGAGGCATCTCTGTTTGCGGTGTGTCAAACCATTATCTCTAGTGGATACGAAACTTATGGCAGATGGCTACGTCTTAACGATGCAATAAATCATTGTTAAGGTTATTTCCCGGTTAAATCACATTCGCGCACCATTGCTAAAATTACActgaaacaaaaatacaaaaccACAACAAATCATACCTAGTTGAAATGTTTGAAAATTTGCCTTGAATTTCCAATACGATCTTGAACGAGAAGCGTTTATGTAACCGCGTGGGTTGCTTGCATGACCGTTTGACATTTACTGTGGGATTACATCCATATCCTACGTGCACTCACTAAGTAATCTGATCATTTCCTATATCCTTAAAATATCAGTAAGGCTCCATTCTCGTGCAATTCACGAATTTCAccgaaaataaaaattttcGATGAAACTTTCACAGATAAAGAACATGAGTGGGAATttcttgatttaaaaaatatacttttcaATTTGGAAAGTTTAGAAATTGGAGTCTATTACAATTAAGTTTATACATTGTACCTATCTTTACCTATACGTAGTCATATAGTCGTTTCGACACAGGCATTCAATGTAGCCATCCCAATTCCCACCTAcacctacatatttatatttcgtAGGCGTGCGTCCTACCATGAATTTATTATAATGCATCCAAAGCAAATCTAAAGTAAAGTGAAATGACCTCTGCCAACTGTAACTCGTAAATTACGGTTTAACGGAAAATGCATTGCATTTTGCACCAATTCTTAAAACGAATACAAAATCTaatgaaaatttattattaaaaataatagatataggtatctaatccaaacaatattattgtatttcCAACCAAGACATCACAAGGCGAAAAGTCATCCCTATAAATCCTACTCATAGTTTGGAGGGATTATCTTTGTAGAATATACGAAAGTAGCATGAATATCTCTTGCATAATACATTATGTAGGCGGCCCATTAAGCTTAAATTTAATATTCATCACGTATAACCCACTTCATGCCAGTTCCAAGCTAGGGTAGTCACATCTCAGTACAGACAAATAACTATAAAAGTTTCTAAACATAAGACGTGTTATTAGTCCCTTGCAAGGAAGTGGGTAGAACAACGATTCATCAGGCTTTATGCGATCGCTACTATATCGATGCTATTTCTGTCGTTCTGAACTTCAAGTCGGGCTTCCAACCTACGCTTTTGTCTACAATACGCGACGTCTCAAGCATTCGTTCTCTATGTAATTGCTTAATGAAAATGTAAACAGCCATTTGAATATTTTGTTTAAGCTTTTTGGTGTTTCGATCTAAGAGTTGATAGCTACATAGAAATATGtacttatacaataatataatttgctacttaatacgcgtggatttaggtttttaaaaatcacgtgggaactctttgattttctgggataaaaagtctattcTAATACCTACCCATTCAAAagatcacgtcgattcgttgctccgttccgacgtgattgaaggactaaccaacaaaccaacacactttcgtattcataatatgggtagtgactagaCGAGCGATGcagtgacttcatccgcgttattttaggtttttcaaaaactcCGTGGGAAgttggaaattctttgatttatttgaataaaattctttaaatttttctgtTCCATAAATAAAACACACTCTCCTAGCGGAGTTTGTTAGTAAACTATCGAAGAGAAAATATAAGATAGTGCACTCGAAACAATCTCGTGTATACCTAAACTAAGATAAATGCTTCAATACGTGTCTGGTGCTATAAGTGGACTGTTTGTAAAAGATGAGTCAACGTCTCTCACTCAGTCGGAGAGATCgaagtttttgttttgaaaacttTGCGCTTGACTAAGACCTTATGGCAAAATGATGATGCACTAATTTTAACCTGAACGAGGTGTTAAACACCTTCATTCCTAGTgacttttaatttttgttttaaccTAGAATATGACATATAATCTACCCTGTATCTCTACCCTACTAGTATCTCTATTCTCTACCCTAGTATTAACATTTTAgtttcatccgtgtggatttagtttttttttaatctcgtgggatttttgattttccggtaaatAAAAATGGCCTGTCACCCTCCAGGTGTCTAACTATAGCCAAGaaaaattcacgtcgatcctttgctccCCGTTTTCTCGGCGTGATAaaagataaaccaacaaacaaacacactttcgaatttataataccTAAGGGATAGTGATAAAACAACTATAGTAGAAGTTTTATGCGTAACGCTGTCCAACTACAGCTTTTTTCCTACTTACAATCGAATCGCGCCTACAAATACAAATAGGCTACCTAGATCGTCCAGCCGTTTGGCCTTAGTGTTAAATAATAGACTAGTCATTTGACAACCtgttttattgtaacaaaaataataaagcaTTTCTTTATTTGTCACAGGTGCCAACAAAAGAGGGTCAAGCAATTAGTGCGGCCCACGGCGCGTCGTTCAGCGAAGCGAGCGTAGCCGACAACTCGGGTGACCTCTACCGCTGCGTCGACCGCCTGCTGGCCGAGGTGCGCACCCCGCAGAGGACGAGAAAGTTCTCTGTCACCAAAATGCTGGGATCGCTTATAGGTTAGTTCAACTTATAACTAAATTTAGCTTTGCTATAGTATAGTCACATACGCGCACTCTCCAGAGTCCAGACCATAGGTTGATACTTGATAGGGCCAttatatttcatcaaaattatattatgtacttacctataagtTATTACTTGTGGGCATGATAAACCCTGGTATCGGACCgccattttttgaagcacgctCGAAGGTGACAAAAAGTGGGGAAACCCCGCGCCTATATCTTTAGTTTGTGTTGCTACGCGTATGTGACAACCAGGAGATTGATTAATATATCGGGGAGTAACTTAATGGTTTAATCACTTAATGGCCAGTAGGACCTACGCCGCATattcaatccgaaacaacacacaataCGCGTATATGTCATACAACAAAGGATACGAAATCATCTTCATGACCTTTGCCTAtctggatttctataatatcttTGGGTATGACAATACGAGATGTgtaattacatacctacatagatacCCAATAATGAGACTTTAGATAACTAAACCCATGCCGGTATCTACTTTGAATGAtctaaaaatatctttaaaaaataatataaacatgtCACAACCGATCTTAATGCGTGAAAAAAATCAATAGACAATTTAGCCATGAATGAAAATACTGAGTCAGTTTTCCATTCTTCCAGGTGGTGCAGCAAACAACAGCCACAGCACCCGCGGGTCGGTAGTGGCCTGCCCCCGCGTGCCCGCGCCGTCGCGCCCGCCCCTCGCGGCCGCCGCGCCCTGACCGGAAGCGGAACCGGCGCACCGAGCGCGCTGACGCCTCACGGGCGCCGCTTGCCTCGTCTGCCTGCCAGTGCCGGCGCGATTCCT
The DNA window shown above is from Maniola hyperantus chromosome 1, iAphHyp1.2, whole genome shotgun sequence and carries:
- the LOC117995363 gene encoding ras-related and estrogen-regulated growth inhibitor-like protein, which produces MRDERACPPRVRIAVIGSSRVGKSALIVRYLTRRYIGEYHSNTDLLYRQTVPINGTPVELEVIDVSGSNADKFPAEQIQWADACLLVYSVTDRSSFEYAQEILNTLKRTPSNGSPAHGPTAASTGMPLALLGNKTDLDHLRQVPTKEGQAISAAHGASFSEASVADNSGDLYRCVDRLLAEVRTPQRTRKFSVTKMLGSLIGGAANNSHSTRGSVVACPRVPAPSRPPLAAAAP